One part of the Mariniblastus fucicola genome encodes these proteins:
- a CDS encoding tetratricopeptide repeat protein translates to MVRQQTLSLNGVLNFALLTGWMLLAGLVASPLVAQESKTDKKAYDLEQTAANAQNEKDYEFARKLWQEILDTYPESKASRKAWYNLGNCCYNLEDYGSAILAFKKALPIMQEDESPAIPEMLLALGYSRIMEGRRLAESDPDESSSQYTTAANDLNTVLLNHSDSPQAGAAAHYRGKAFEELGQNDDAKTAYEQSVEIQDNDLRIESMYALGRLSLKENEFEDAGRWYDRIRTVVDKEKGHPLLNDTNLNYAESLINFGIQQLKKDDIEVANKKFRDAKAILAEVIADEHYDARDDAIFLDASCSMYLGDDAKAAELFESVSQIKSSELREKALVLAGSSWLKAGDKDRGTAALKSAINSTSSFAVDAVHELALWLIDAGRSQEAFDLTEEWSTKIKGHPLEVDVLLDRANASRGVPELASLSSNLYADIASKYPSHPLAPKCLYWSAFSNYESNDYNKAIDQAKAFEEDYPGDELLAGMWEVLGDSLLMKGQHREAEAVFRNLATDFQGNKKDLSWWITRAGFASYLQGNFDETIQWLEKQDASITLPQHKAESLHWIGSSHFQNGQYEEAAEKLQQSLDIDRKWNRTPEVMLALVNAQLKLSKFDEAEQTATTMIEAFPKNPNDIVGRALYAVGDESLEVKQYDRAIRNFDLLATKFVDSELTPFAIYRAGYAAVENDDGEDAAKRFADFLEKYPKHELTQNATLGRTNALRMSGNTEESIAGLKQLVETATGEETIRKATYQLGLAYVDSGDWPNAVATFSSMTDALTADTPDADKVWYELAWAQRENGEPDDSLVSFAKLVEVYPTSTFAPEAHFLLGSQAYNEKDFDTAIEHYTAAGSDSARDEIREKSRYKLGWCHYKKEDFDAAGAQFKKQAEEFPNGKLYADGRYMIAQCAWRSNDFDEAFEAYTVAKPVIEEYSQLDERVKKYTSPTLLNGARAGNKTKNFVQAAEMAQALIEMPDVTESVKQEAQLEFGIAKVAIGELDAASGPLDDASLADGETGAHAKALLGDIFFKQAVDAAKAGDTITSKQRFNEAIEAYGNVYYGYGGSLAPAEVKSWQAYASYEAARCYMVQINEAKSVDKVILVGKAIDRYQYLVTRFPEHALAAEANKQISKLNALKEKFAN, encoded by the coding sequence ATGGTACGACAACAAACGCTTTCATTGAATGGTGTGCTGAATTTTGCTTTGTTGACTGGCTGGATGCTCCTCGCCGGATTGGTTGCTTCGCCATTGGTCGCTCAGGAATCCAAGACCGACAAGAAAGCATACGATCTGGAACAAACTGCGGCCAACGCGCAGAACGAGAAAGACTATGAATTTGCTCGTAAGTTATGGCAAGAGATTCTTGACACTTATCCGGAATCCAAAGCCTCTCGCAAAGCCTGGTACAACCTCGGCAACTGTTGCTACAACTTGGAAGACTATGGTAGCGCGATCCTTGCATTCAAAAAAGCGCTGCCCATCATGCAGGAGGATGAATCACCCGCCATTCCCGAAATGCTGTTGGCGTTGGGTTACAGCCGGATCATGGAAGGTCGTCGCCTGGCCGAAAGCGATCCGGACGAAAGTTCCAGCCAGTACACGACGGCAGCCAATGATCTGAACACGGTTCTGTTGAACCACAGCGATTCTCCTCAGGCCGGAGCCGCAGCCCATTACCGCGGCAAAGCTTTTGAAGAACTTGGTCAAAATGACGACGCAAAGACAGCCTACGAACAGTCCGTCGAGATTCAGGACAACGACTTGCGAATTGAGTCCATGTACGCACTGGGTAGGCTTTCACTGAAAGAGAACGAGTTCGAAGACGCCGGCCGCTGGTACGATCGCATTCGCACTGTCGTCGACAAGGAAAAGGGCCACCCGCTGCTGAATGACACCAATCTGAACTATGCGGAATCGTTGATCAACTTCGGAATTCAACAACTCAAAAAAGACGACATCGAAGTCGCGAACAAGAAGTTTCGGGACGCCAAGGCCATTCTTGCGGAAGTAATCGCGGACGAGCACTATGACGCCAGGGACGACGCGATTTTCCTGGATGCGTCTTGTTCGATGTATCTGGGTGACGATGCGAAAGCCGCCGAGCTTTTTGAATCGGTGTCGCAGATCAAAAGCTCGGAGCTGCGTGAAAAAGCACTCGTGCTTGCTGGAAGCTCATGGCTCAAAGCCGGCGACAAAGATCGCGGCACGGCGGCTTTAAAATCTGCGATTAACTCCACGTCTTCTTTCGCTGTTGATGCCGTGCACGAACTGGCATTGTGGCTGATCGATGCTGGTCGCAGCCAAGAAGCATTTGATCTGACCGAAGAATGGTCAACCAAAATCAAAGGTCATCCACTGGAGGTCGACGTGTTGCTGGATCGTGCTAATGCCAGCCGTGGCGTGCCGGAATTGGCGAGCCTGTCATCGAATCTTTATGCGGACATTGCGAGTAAGTATCCCAGCCATCCTCTGGCCCCCAAATGTCTTTATTGGTCCGCGTTCAGCAACTATGAGTCGAACGACTACAACAAAGCGATCGACCAGGCAAAAGCATTTGAAGAAGATTATCCCGGCGATGAACTGCTGGCCGGTATGTGGGAAGTGCTTGGTGATTCGTTGTTGATGAAGGGCCAACACCGCGAGGCCGAGGCGGTATTCCGCAATCTCGCGACCGATTTTCAGGGCAACAAGAAAGATCTGTCATGGTGGATCACGCGTGCAGGATTTGCTTCGTATCTGCAAGGCAATTTCGACGAAACGATTCAGTGGCTGGAGAAGCAGGACGCATCGATTACGTTGCCTCAGCACAAAGCGGAGTCGTTGCACTGGATTGGATCGAGCCATTTTCAAAACGGCCAGTACGAAGAGGCTGCGGAGAAGCTGCAACAATCTTTGGACATTGATCGCAAGTGGAATCGAACGCCCGAAGTCATGCTCGCGCTCGTGAACGCCCAGCTGAAACTTTCGAAATTCGACGAAGCCGAACAAACCGCGACGACGATGATCGAAGCCTTTCCCAAGAACCCGAACGACATCGTTGGTCGTGCACTTTACGCCGTCGGCGATGAGTCTTTGGAAGTCAAACAGTACGATCGCGCCATCCGCAATTTTGATCTACTGGCGACCAAGTTTGTTGACAGCGAACTGACGCCATTCGCCATCTATCGCGCTGGCTACGCGGCGGTTGAAAACGATGACGGTGAGGATGCCGCAAAACGTTTTGCTGACTTCCTCGAGAAATATCCGAAACATGAACTGACTCAAAATGCCACTCTCGGACGCACCAACGCGCTTCGAATGTCGGGCAACACGGAGGAATCCATCGCTGGTTTGAAGCAGTTGGTGGAAACCGCGACGGGTGAAGAAACCATCCGCAAGGCCACGTATCAACTTGGACTGGCCTACGTTGACAGCGGCGATTGGCCCAACGCCGTGGCGACGTTTTCGTCGATGACAGATGCCTTGACAGCGGACACGCCTGACGCCGACAAAGTTTGGTACGAGCTGGCGTGGGCTCAACGGGAAAACGGAGAACCGGATGATTCGTTGGTCTCGTTCGCGAAACTCGTTGAAGTTTATCCCACCAGCACTTTTGCTCCGGAAGCTCATTTCTTGCTGGGCTCGCAGGCCTATAACGAAAAAGACTTCGACACGGCGATCGAGCATTACACTGCCGCAGGTTCGGATTCGGCTCGCGACGAGATCCGCGAGAAGTCCCGGTATAAACTCGGCTGGTGTCACTACAAGAAAGAGGACTTCGATGCCGCCGGAGCCCAGTTCAAGAAGCAGGCCGAGGAATTCCCGAACGGAAAACTATATGCCGACGGCCGCTATATGATCGCCCAATGTGCATGGCGTTCTAACGACTTCGATGAAGCCTTCGAGGCGTACACCGTCGCCAAACCGGTGATCGAGGAGTACTCGCAACTTGATGAACGGGTCAAGAAATACACGTCGCCGACGCTGCTCAACGGGGCGCGGGCCGGAAACAAAACAAAGAACTTTGTGCAGGCTGCCGAGATGGCGCAGGCATTGATCGAGATGCCGGACGTCACTGAATCTGTCAAGCAGGAAGCCCAATTGGAATTCGGCATCGCGAAAGTTGCGATTGGGGAACTTGACGCGGCAAGTGGTCCGCTGGATGACGCTTCGCTCGCGGACGGCGAAACCGGTGCTCATGCGAAAGCGCTCCTTGGCGACATCTTTTTCAAACAAGCCGTCGACGCTGCCAAGGCAGGCGACACAATAACTTCCAAGCAGCGTTTCAACGAAGCCATCGAAGCCTATGGCAACGTCTATTACGGCTATGGCGGAAGTCTGGCTCCCGCAGAAGTCAAATCCTGGCAGGCCTACGCTTCTTACGAAGCAGCACGTTGTTACATGGTCCAAATCAATGAGGCCAAAAGCGTGGACAAAGTTATCCTCGTCGGGAAGGCCATCGATCGATACCAGTACCTTGTCACCCGATTCCCCGAACACGCCCTCGCCGCGGAAGCTAACAAACAGATCAGCAAACTGAACGCTCTCAAAGAAAAGTTTGCCAACTAA